One Ursus arctos isolate Adak ecotype North America unplaced genomic scaffold, UrsArc2.0 scaffold_15, whole genome shotgun sequence genomic region harbors:
- the TPPP gene encoding tubulin polymerization-promoting protein codes for MADSKAKSAKAANKTPPKSPGDPAKDRAAKRLSLETEGATEGAAAAAPELSALEEAFRRFAVHGDTRATGKEMHGKNWSKLCKDCQVIDGKNVTVTDVDIVFSKIKGKSCRTITFEQFKEALEELSKKRFKDKSSEEAIREVHRLIEGKAPIISGVTKAISSPTVSRLTDTTKFTGSHKERFDPSGRGKGKAGRVDLVDESGYVPGYKHAGTYDQKVQGGK; via the exons ATGGCTGACAGCAAGGCCAAGTCTGCCAAGGCCGCCAACAAGACACCCCCCAAGTCCCCGGGGGACCCCGCAAAGGACAGGGCAGCCAAGAGGCTGTCACTGGAGACAGAAGGGGCCACCGAGGGGGCGGCTGCCGCGGCCCCAGAGCTCAGTGCCCTGGAGGAGGCCTTCCGGCGGTTTGCCGTGCACGGGGACACCAGGGCCACCGGGAAGGAGATGCATGGCAAGAACTGGTCAAAGCTGTGTAAGGACTGCCAGGTCATCGACGGGAAGAATGTGACCGTCACGGACGTGGACATCGTCTTCAGCAAAATCAA AGGGAAGTCCTGCCGGACCATCACATTCGAGCAGTTCAAGGAGGCGCTTGAAGAGCTCTCCAAGAAGAGATTCAAAGACAAGAGCAGCGAGGAGGCCATCCGCGAGGTGCACAGGCTCATCGAGGGCAAGGCCCCCATCATCTCGGGGGTGACG AAAGCCATCTCCTCGCCCACCGTATCTCGGCTCACGGACACGACCAAGTTCACGGGCTCCCACAAGGAACGCTTCGACCCATCAGGCCGGGGCAAGGGCAAGGCGGGCCGTGTGGACCTGGTGGACGAGTCGGGCTACGTGCCGGGCTACAAGCACGCGGGCACCTACGACCAGAAGGTGCAGGGGGGCAAGTAG